CCAAACGTTTAATCCTACACATGTCATTTGCTGCTGGGATATGGGCGGAACGACATTTCGTGGGGAACACTTTGCTGCGTATAAGGGAAACCGAGCCGACGCACCAGATGATTTGATTCCCCAATTTACATTGATTCGTGAAGTGACGGACAGCCTCGGCATTCCCAACATTGGAGCGGAAGGTTTTGAAGCCGATGATTGTATCGGTACGCTTGCACGCCATTATTCGCAAAATGAGGACATGAATGTAATGATTCTCTCGGGAGATCATGATTTACTTCAATTAGTGGATGATCGGACACGGGTCATTATTATGAAAAAAGGGCACGGCAATTATATGGTATACACCCCGGAGACCCTGCTGACTGAAAAAGGGCTTAAGCCACGCCAAGTGGTGGACCTTAAAGGCCTAATGGGGGATGCAAGCGATAATTATCCAGGAGTACGAGGTATTGGTGAGAAAACGGCACTCAAGCTGGTACAGGAATACGACTCTATTGAAGGCATTCTGGAGAATTTGGATCAATTAACACCCTCGGTCCGTAAAAAAATTGAGAGTGATTTGGATATGCTGCATCTTTCACGCAAGCTTGCTGAAATTCACTGCGGTGTACCTGTAGCATGTGCTTTGGATAGCTGTCTGCTGACGCTGGATCACGT
The Paenibacillus peoriae DNA segment above includes these coding regions:
- a CDS encoding 5'-3' exonuclease; this encodes MTQRNEQSVMLVDGMALLFRAYYATAANGYIRRTKAGVPTNAIYGFIRYFWDAVQTFNPTHVICCWDMGGTTFRGEHFAAYKGNRADAPDDLIPQFTLIREVTDSLGIPNIGAEGFEADDCIGTLARHYSQNEDMNVMILSGDHDLLQLVDDRTRVIIMKKGHGNYMVYTPETLLTEKGLKPRQVVDLKGLMGDASDNYPGVRGIGEKTALKLVQEYDSIEGILENLDQLTPSVRKKIESDLDMLHLSRKLAEIHCGVPVACALDSCLLTLDHVQIVDKFEQLEMKSLCTLMGVATGS